The Oenanthe melanoleuca isolate GR-GAL-2019-014 chromosome 1, OMel1.0, whole genome shotgun sequence genome segment GTGGAGACCTTTTGTAGCACTGGAGAATGTTATGGTATCACATCCACTTGACTGAGTTTCATTACGTTTCCCATTCATCAGCCTGAAAGAACTGCTGAGTACTTAGCTTGGTTTATTGCTCAGGCTGTCACAGGGTCTTCAGCCTATGTTCCCTAATCAGGGAAAATTAGGTTTTGCTAATAAAAGAAAGCTGCTATAACTGAATATGGAGGAAGTTCTTCTCAGTGTCTGAATATAAAGGAAAAGGCATAAATATGCACATCAGCTACCATGTGCTCTAACAAGCAgcttatttcagaataaaagccTTTGCACCAAATAGATCCATGAGACTGGAAATCATTACGGGCAGCAGAGGTACCAGGTTTTAGATCACCCATCCAAGACCTAGATCTGTTGTACTGGTCAACCAACATATAAATATAAGTGTGGTGTCCTGATAACTCTAAGTGTGCCCACAGTTCCTTAGCCAGGGACAAGGTTCAGGATTCTGACAGCTGAGGGGCATTTGTCAGCAATAAAATGTGAGGTGCCACactggaatggaatggaatggaatggaatggaatggaatggaatagaatagaatagaatagaatagaatagaatagaatagaatagaatagaatagaatagaatagaatagaatagaatagaatagaatagaatagaatagaatagaatatcctgagttggaagggaccccaagGATCAAGTGCAGGCCCTGGGATTTCCAGAGAGCTTAGCCAAGCATGAGTCCACTGTTACTGCCACATCTTCACTGAGACTCACAGAAGTTGATAAGGGCCTAATCTTTTTGTCCTTTGTGACCTACTgtcctcttctttctcctgctctgccaagcAGCTCACGTTCTGTTGTGCCATGTGATGTCTCCTTTCAGATGAGGGCTTTGGTCACCCAAGAAGCacaatgaagaaataaaatatatgacATATCTACAGACAGGGATCCCTGCAGGCTGATAAGTATCTCCCCTATCTCTAGCAGGTCCTCATGCAGAAAAACTATTGAAAGTCTTTCTCTCTGGCATCCACTTGTCTTGAAACTATTTCCTGTAATTCTGTGTAATTCTATGTTCATGGACACCTGGACTAGTAACATTTTACTGCATCTCATCCTGTATTCTGCAGTGGTGCTGCAAGGCTGGGCTTTGTACCAAGAATAGTTTGCTGAATTCTCACTGTGTTGTTTCAGCGTTTGCTCTTATGTTGTGTAAGAATTTAGAGATGCAGTGAacacaagaaacaaaataatagaAGCAGATAATATGTACATCATTGTGTGAGACAACAAGTGGAAATGATGCTAAAGAATGCTGAAGGCAACAGCTGGATGGCTCTTTGACCGAGCACCTGCTCCCCTGCCATCCAGTCCAGCAAGCCACTGTATATGTTTTCTAAAACATAGATTCTTTCCACAATGAGGGACAGATTGCTCTTTTCTTTCACCTTCAACTGACTTTCTTGAAACAACCTTGAGAGTTCAGTGCTAAAATGGATCCTACAGCCCATCTGCAGTCTCTGACCACACATATTGACTGTCTACCACAGTTCTGCAGTCCAAACAAGCTCCAGTTCATCTGGAGTTTGTACATTCAGTCTGGGATGCTGatttacagaatttattttctgtagtaaGTTTCTTCAGAAAAGTATGTTGGTCTAATAGTTATTTACCTCGCTATTCTGAAAATGAGCTTTGGGCTTCTAAGTGACACAGATGAAAAATGTTAATCTAGATGACCAAAAAAGAGATGGAAGGAGGAGTAGTAGCTGAGTACACTGGGGATGAAGTGTGTTCAGCATCAGCTTGGGATGGTGTCTCCTGCAGAGAACTTTGTAAGACAATgagtttttctgtcttttctcccAATGGTTGTAGTTGCAACAGAACAAATTAGGCAAAAAACAAATTATGTCCCCAGGTGGAGTGTCTCAGTCACTGCCACCCCAAGGAAGAGCTCAGGTGAGACAATGTCTCATTTACCATTGCACTGGGAACAACAAATACATGATTTTTGGAAGTCAACACCAGTGATTCTCAGAAAGGCCCCAGTGTGCTGTCTTCCCTGCCCCAAGAGGGGCTGAACACTGCTGAGCTCCTTCAAAGATCATAAGAATTACAGCTACTCTGTTTCTTTCCAGATGATCCCTTCAGGCTGAAGATAGTTAAACCCCAAACTTTTAATTGGATCCACAGAGACATCCACAAAGTTGTCCAAATGAATCTGAAAATAACTTCAGATACAAGAAGAAAACTTAGATCTGTTGTCAGAATATCAGTCTTTCTTACTACCCTTACCTTCTTTTGTGTCTTCACTGCTGGAGTTCTAGTTAATCTTTTCCAGGACTTGTAGCCCAATTTTCAGTGTGCctgtctttttcattttcacttgcTGCTCTCAGgttaaatattttcatcctCTTATTCATTAATTCCTATGTTAGATTTGTCTGTTCTCTCTCTAgttctaaattatttttcttctagtaactccattttttttttgcaaatggGAAAAGTTTGTCTGTTTATGACACTAATAACTGATCcatataaacttttttttttagcagagaCGCAGGACAGTGCCTTTGGCTGTGTTAGACTATGAGTAAGTACAGTGAGGTGAAAGAAATGCCCCACCTTTAACAAATCATGAAGACTAGTTAGCTGCCAGGTTGCCTGCCCGTTTTTTGCAAAACTCTGTTTTGGTTGGTTTATGGTTCAGCACCTTTCCCAGACTGAGTTCCCAGGCATGGTTTATCAAGCCAAACAGAAACTCGAGGAGAGAAGTGGGATGATTTTTCTCACCAAGGCAAATTGAAGCCAGCCATCCTGCTGTTACCACTACAGCCAGTTTCAGTTCCCGGTTTCCAGAAAGCTCTGAACATTGTGGGAATAAGGACACACTGCTTCTCCTAAAGGCTATGCCCAATTGTTTCAGTGTCTTGCCACTGTGGGAGACAACATTTCTTGACTCCTGTTTGCTACAGAATAGAGACCCCATACCTCTTAAACATTCTCTGTCAAGATGCTGTAATTTCCAGCCCTTGGCCCTGCTATGTTATGATCATAATCAGTTGTACTGGCATCAAAAATGCACAAAAGGtattagcatttatttttacattgccactcttaacatttttatttgatcAAATCTTACACTTCATCAACCACCAAAACCAATTCAAGCAATCTACCTTAAAACTGCCTCAAGTTCCCTAGTCAGATAAGTCACCATGAGGTTTCTGAAAACATAGTAGCTTCTGCTACTGAACATACCTGCCACAGAACATCAGTGCAGCTACAACAGCCAAAAATCTTTGCTTTCTACAGAGGTAAGATATCCCCAGAGGTTCAATATCAGAGTGCTTTTGCATGCAAAGAAGATCTGCAGTCTTTCTTATCCTCTCTGTTCTTTCTTACCACTGGCTAGTAGTTTGTGTTTCTTGAACATTGCTTTCAGCCTGCTGAAGAGCTTTGTTTCGTCTGGGCTCAGAGTGCCATTTCCCTGGCCACTGCTGGGACCGGCTGTCCCTCTCCTCCAGGTTTCCTGGTGCCTCTCTCAGTAGTTTCCATTTTGCCCAGATTGCTCCACATTACTCTGAGCTTCCCAGTTTCTCTTGCCTTCTTTGGAGCAGGCTGGCCCTTTTCTGAAGACCAAGGGGAATATCCTCTGAAGTATGTTGCAATCGCTGATAGAAGCTGATATGATGTGATTCATTAACTGTAGCTGTATTCCAAGGAGCTCTTTATACAAATTCGGGCTAAGGCAGGCCGGTCCCGAAGCCTTGCAGGCatgtactgaaaaaaaatcacacagctAAGAGTGCgggggaggagagcagggctgaacTCTGCAGCAAGGCAGAATGTACAGCTCTATAACATGCTGCAGACTCAAGACATGCAAACACTAATGCCAACGTGCAGCTTTTAATAATCTATTATGAATTTGGCTGTAAGCTGATGCAATGGAAGTGCTGGGAACCTGAAAGGTgtgggctggaggaggaagtATGGAGTCGCTTTGACATGCATATTCTCATCCTCTGCTGCTTGTTGTTTGTCTGGTTGCTGTGTGTTCTGGCACTGGGTTGCACAGCTCACTCCAGCTAGCACTCCCCTCTTCAGGGAGCTGAGTTTTGGAGGTAATGTGTGGGAGTGTGTTGAAACGTTGCGGGAAGGTGTAAGTTGCATGTTAATAAATGATGGCTtatctgcacacacacagactgaAACAGTAATTTGCCTGATTTATTTCAGTTGAAGGCTGGGCActatggtaaaaaaaaaaaaaatagtgcatATAAGTGCTGACTGTGTGGTATTGGTTACTGGGTACATGCTGACTCACCTTGGTTCACCTCCAGtccagcaggaggaaaggaCAGTCTGGAGATGAGAAAGTTGGAACAGACTGGTCAAAGAAGTTCCTgataattatttttgcattgttACTGAGGCAGCAGATTTTCTCCTGCAGTTTGGGTCAGAGAAGAGGATAAAGTAAGAAATAGCACCTGAGCccctgaattttattttgtaacaCAAAGATAAACTCTACATGAGTTAATCAGCCAGTGTCCTGAAATTCTCAGAGACTTTACTAGAGGGAGCAGTCTTACTCTGCAAAGTATTTGACTAAAATAGACTTCACTGTAAAGATTTTCCTCAATTTATAATCTGCCCAACTTGCTAGGTGTAATTAGAAAAACAACAGCACCTCGATTTTGTTCCTGTTAGTGCTGCAGAGACAATGTGTCACCGAGAGAGGCTACAgggtttctgttttgttcagtATTATACAACAGCACCTTAGATTCAGAATTCAGTTTTTTAAATGCTCTAAAAACATTCTGTGACCTGAATTGTTTGCAGAACCTTAATTAATAAGAAGTGTAAAGAAAAGAGTTGAAAcgcaaaaaaaatttaaatttgaaagtTAAGGAAGTGACACGAGAAACTAAAAAGGATAGAGTCCACTGTCATAGCTTTAATTCCAAAAAGTTAAATGACAGGTTTAACATAGAGTAAAAATACTTAAAGACAACTTTGGCAGTGTTCCAGATGTGGCTACATGTGTGACAGATAAAGGGGAATAATCACTTTACTTCAACTTCTGGACATATTCTTACTACTGCAGCCCAGTGAGTGGTTGGTCTTTGTTGCCTCTTCCTAGCTCCTGTTTCTTGCTGTCCAATGGAAGCCCAGGTTCTTTTCCCAACACAATTAGTCCCAGACTGGACCAATGCATGAGGCAGTTTTGTTCCAAAATTACTATGCTACATAGATAAAATAAGATAGAAGAACATTTTGAGAGGATTCCTTCTAAGCCAAGTCATGTGAAAAATGTTGAGGTGCCATATTTATATGTTTCTGACAAGCAGATCCATTTTAGCAGTCAAATCTTGACTTTACCTCTATTTTCTACTCACTTAAGGCTACAGATctctttaattatttcagtgtaaGTGGCCAGGAATGAATGTAACAatggcaataaaaataaatttggctCAAATAATCTCAGTCCTATCAACTGCTGAATGGTGATTTCATCTGAGCCAGTGAGAAAAAATGGGTCACCTGAACTGACCCATTTTCACTGTGGTGAAAACTCCACacacaaatgcatttaaaatttttatatctgttttgctttgcctCTAAGTGTTAGTTTGGTTTAAACTTACTTAAAGCcccacagatttatttttatttaagaagaGCAGCACTGCATTTTGTTACTTAAAATGTTGCGATACCCGGTACAAAGCAGCCCCCTCAATAATCAGCTACTTTTAATTGcttcagtgaagaaaacaaGAGAGGAGGGTGCTGCAACTCTGCCATCCTCTGAAGATGCAATTACGTCCTACTGCTTGATTTACAGAAAATCTGCAACCCCCCCTTTCTTGGGAGGAATGGAACTGCCTGTCCTTGGTGCAggggggcagaggcagcagggaacAGGACAGACTTCTGTGTCATATTGCATATAAGGAGCTGGGTCCAGCAGAAAAGGGGAGAGAATGGCTATGAGATGCTGAAAGGAAACCCTGGCTCTAGGGACACCCACAGTCAGAGAGACTCCAGACTGGGCAAGAAACAGAATCTCAGCCCAGACTGAACAGCACACATCATCAAGAGGAAGAAGTCTCTATTTTCTTACCTTTTAAGCCAGAGAAGGTATGTTGTCACTGAAGCAAGCAGCTCcaaaaagaaggggaagaaagggaaacCCCTGTTTCTTCCCCACTTCTTATCCCTGTTGTGTTCAGTAGAACCCACGTAAAGTCTCAGTACTTGGAGTGAGGGGAGCCCCAACTGGTCCTCAGTGACTCAGTTCACAGTTATGTACCAACCCATTACTCCTGTTTTAAGTGAAGACTTTCTGCTTGCATGGAGTGTCAAGAAAGATTTACAGCAGACTGCTTAGGACTGCTGTTGGGGAGGTCTTGCAGCAGCAAAATGTGGATGTAGGAGTTAATCATGGCTTTATAGCTGCTGGAAACTGTCTCTAGCACTACCattttttacttgcttttgTAGAATTGCTGCTCTCTTTATGCTTCTAAAGAGCTCCTTCTTGGTCTTCACTGACTGTCCATTATTTTTTGGTCTTGGAGTTTGTGGTAGTTGCTTCCTAGCTTGTTAATTTTGCTGACTTACGCTCTGAGGCAGACTGATTAAATTCCTAGTTTGCACCTGAGGTAATAAAATTGAGGATATTTTCATATTCACCTGAGTCCCCAGATGTTTTGAATGCTGCTGAGATACTGAATCACAAGGAAACCTCagggcaattaaaaaaaaaaaaaaggcaaaggtGTGTAGGCTTTGAGCAGATTCCCCTCTCAATTGTATTGATTActttttctggagtttttttgAAACAACACTTACCAGGAAAATCCCCATCTATACTAACAGCTTTTCCACCAATTTCACATTCCTTTTATTAGTCTTTGATGACATTTGATGTAATTTTATAGTTTGTTTCACACTTATATATTGCTGGGATTTTATATAAGCAGAAGTCTTCAAGGaatctctgattttatttctgtcttacAGCGCAGTGTAGAAAGAGTTGGAATTATTCCTTGTAGTTAATACTGTATTCATTGATGAACATGTGAGCAAAGAACTCTGTTCAACCATGACCagtatatataatttatttttgtatgtcTCTCTACATTATTATCCTTCCCAGATTTTTCAGCTTAAATAGCTTTGTATCACTTCGCATTCCTAGgaaatttctgttcttcctgTGAAAAGCAAGATCTCAGCCTCCAAGTCCAGGATATTAGCATtatgttttccttaaaaaactGTTACAGATTATGTATGTTTCCATGGacatttttggttttgagaATGGAAGTTTTTTTACTTGAACTCTGATGCCATAGGGCTGAACCAGGCATAAAGATGTAAGCAGCCAAAATGTCAGCCCTAATTTTGGAATCCTCATGTCTAATCACTGAAACCCTCTTTCTATAAGAACCTTATGGCAGTTCCACTGTGAAGAAGGGAAAAGCCAGTCAGAGAACACTCCAAATTCCCACTAATTGGAGTCAGGCTGTAGCGCAGAAGCTCCAGCTCACTGCCTGGTTGTTCTTGTACCTCTTTGACACAGGGGACTGTGTAGGGGACTGAAGAAGTGCTGTGAATAGAGAATtaacagctctgcctgggagtGGAagcacaaggagcagcagcagcttctgtgaGACCTAGGAGTTGATGGTCATCAAGACTCAAACATCTCTGTCTGCAGCTTCTTAGGACACTCAGATCAGGAGGGAGAGTCCAATGAAGTCTCTCAAAAGCAGGACAGCTCAGTCAGACTAATAAGCGTCAACTTCTAGTGGGTATCTAATGCATGTTCAAAACCTGAAAATGACTACAAACCTAAGAACAACTCAAAAGAAGTGATGAAAATCCAACAGCTGACAGTCTTTGTCACTAATGTTGTGATGTAGAATCCTAAGGAGATTGTTTGGGCACAAGAACTTTGTTGGTTGTGAGAATATGGGTCTGAGAGTGTGCTGAATGTGGAGGAGTGAAATCAGGTTTGGAGTTTGGGGGCTTTTTCCCAATAACATTGCCTTCCTCCTTACCCAATAAGCTTTACTACACCAGTCCTACAGTAATGCAGCATTATTTCCTCTATGGAATTGATTGCCAGGCATCGAATTCAGCTGCTTCCCCTCTGTTTCTCTCCCGTAGATGCCATGTGAAGGCTGCATGGGGAGGGACAATGTGAGCACTGGTGAAACCATGGAGTTCCTCCTGCTCGGCTTCTCTGAGCTGCTCCGTCTGCGGATCCTGCTCTTCCTTATCTTTCTCATTGTTCATTTGGTCACCTTGGCAGGGAATATGATGATCTTCTTGGCGGTGGTTATGGAGCCCTCACGTTCTCCCAtgctcttcttcctctgccagctctcagCCATCGAGCTCTGCTACACTTTAGTCATTGTCCCCAAGGCTCTCCTCAGCCTGGCGAGGGCGGAGGGCAGCACCATCTccttcctgggctgtgctgtgcagatgCAGCTCTTCGTGGCGCTGGGGGGGGCCGAGTGCTTCCTGCTGGCCGCCATGTCCTACGACCGCTACGTGGCCATCTGCCACCCGCTGCGCTACGCGGCCCTGCTGAGCGAGGGGCTGTGCCTCCGGCTGGCCCTGCTCTGCGGCCTGGCGGCCTGCGCGCTGGCGCTGGGCCTGACGGCGGCCGTGTTCCGCCTGCCCTTCTGCCGCTCCCGCCGCATCGACCACTTCTTCTGCGACGTGCCCGCCGTGCTGCACCTGGCCTGCACGCACGGCTACGggccccagctgcccctgctggctgcctgcctgctgctcctgctgctccccttcctGCTCATCCTGGCCTCCTACCTTCGCATTGCCGTGGCGCTGTCGGGCATCTCCTCCTCGGCGGGGAGGGGCAAGGCCTTTTCCACCTGCATGTCACACCTGGCCATCACCTTACTGCACTACGGCTGTGCCACCTTCATCTACATCCGCCCCAAGTCCAGCTACTCACCGGCTCGAGACAAGGTGGTGTCTCTGGTCTACACCAACATCACTCCTTTATTGTATCCCCTCGTTTATAGCCTGAGGAACAAGGAAATTAGAGGGATCCtcaggaaaaggctgaggaggaagaaaatagcTCAGGTGAACGGGGATGCTATCAGAGTTGTGATGTGTGTGGGGTAAATTTTAGTAGAAAAAACACATGCTTGTTGGAAAACAGCCCCATAACCAGATCACCATAGACTTCACTAAGGCAAATATCCAGGGAGAATTCTACATGCATCACTACATTTGAGTAAAAGAAAgctcagaaaaatccccaacatAACACTTGATCTAAAGGAAAACGCTTTAGTGAGTTGTGAGGATGAAGAGCTTTGATCAATCACTGGTCTTGCTTCTCTGATCACATACATATTCAGGCTTACATCTGCAGTCATCCCAGAACAATCAGAAGATCAACACGAAAATTTTTAAAGCTAATAAACCAATATTAAAGTATtggtttcattatttttctatcAAGATGGCAGTGGAAATTGGGTAGTCAGTACAAACTTTAGACCGGTAAGTTTAGCAGCACAATAAATCTGTGCTTAAAGGAAGATTAGAAGAAGAAAGTCCATGGCTGGAAAGAAAGGTAAAATAGCTGTGGTTTTCTCCAAGTTTAGCAGAAGGCTGCAGTCCAGCATCCCATGACAAACGGAAAGATTGTTAGTGTAGACTCATCTAACCTTGAATTATTCTAGATATTGAAAGTTAAAATGCCCTTAGTCTAACGAGACTATGACTTTCCTATGCCTGTTTTGCAGGaagcaaaacacatttccttttaTAGGGAGATGCTTTAGGTTTGGATTGTTCCTATGGCAACACAAAGGTTAAGACATTGCTCTTATCATGTGACTTTTACCAGAAAAGACTGCATCATATAAATATGAATGCCTGGGGAGTGTTGAGATCTACAATTGTAAAAGTAATAATACTGCTGCCACAGTTATTGCAGTTTCTTCAACAAAACCAGCGAGAGTTGCAGTGCAGGCTGGACTGCACAGACATAAGAGTCTGAAAGCTGCAAAGCAGTGTTATTTTACAAGTTTCCTATGTGTAGGAGGAACAGGGTGATTTagacaaattaaagaaaatcaattttggccaggaagagggaggaaagaaccaacttcattattttatttaatgcttTCCTCCCCCATGTCTCTTTAAAGGTCATAGAGACCCTATGATTCAGAACCCTCCTCTCACATACAAaatcactgagaaaaaaattaaaatgtttgcttCTGTTCCTCTGTCAAATCCAAAGGAATTCCAGCACCCcagctgccctcagctctcTCTGTGGCCAGCTCGAGAGAGCAGAGTGGTATTTGCTTTCTCTGGTCTACAATCATTAAAAATTATGCTAAGTGGATTTGACAAATGTAAGAAATTGGCACTGCAACTAAGGAAGTTAACTTGGAGCCTTCTGACAAAAGAGAAATGTGGAATTTAAAACTGACATTAAAAGTTGTCTTCAAGTTCACAGTCTAGCCTGCCTAAAACATTAACACAGAATATTGGCTCTCCTGTCAATGAATACCTAATTACTATGTGGGCAAACATTTGGctgcattatttaaaattatcaaagTTGCAGTGAACATTTTAATCACCTGCCAGCTCTTCCAAAAGTGAGAATTGGGCAGTCTCAATGAAAGAACACTACGTATCAATAGAGAAGTACTTCAGAATTACATTAGAGAAGTACTTTGAATCAAATACTATTAAGTAACAGTAATGAGCACAGGAAAAATAGGAAGTATCAATTCTAAATCCTGTCAAGTCAAATCAAGCTTTGAAGTTTAATCTGGCTGCAAGCAGTTGGCTGGATTTGAGACTGCCAGAGGTCCTTCCTGAGATTAGCAGGACTTTGCATCAGGGATTTCTAACCTGCCTTCTAGGAGGTATTGATATGTCAAAATGCCTGGCAATGAAAATGAGGGACAGAAAGACACTGAGGTTTATAATACTGTTCAAAGCCTTGGTAGAGGCCCTCACATATTTCTGGCAGCTGTGAGCATGGTATAGCAGAGACATAACTTACCTGCTGCGAGCTGTGGGGAGatggcagggctgtcccctgaGCTAGGACATCCCTTATGGACCACTGAGGAACAGAGGCATGTGGGCAGACCTCTCCTCACCACAAGGATGCAGGTGGTGCCTTTGGAAGGGATGACAGgactgaagcagcagctgggttaCACTCCCAGCTCTTTCATTCTGACATACATGTGGGAAGTATCACAAGCTGTGAAGGTTTTCTGAGAAGACACTTTCTCTACCCAATGTCCTTGCAGATGAACAGAGTGAGGAGATATCCCAGAGCCCAAGACTATCATCACCAGTATTCCTACACCCACTAGTCCAAGACTAGTCCCATCAGTATTCCCACACCCATTCACAGCAccctttccccccaccccatgCCAGCTGTGTTGAATACTGTATAGATCTGTAGAAAGGACTCAGGGATAAGAGTGGGAAGAGGGCTAGCTTATGAGATAAGGGTAGCAACAAGATAAGAAATATCAGTCCCTTCTaaaatgttatattttaatTGACTGGATGTGCCTGAGGCCCCTTTTTTACTCAACGAGTGGCTGTTTCAGTCCTGTTGACTCAGCACACTGTGTGCTGAGAACTGGAGAGTGCTCAAGTGAAGTAAGGCAGCACCATCCCTGATGTAGGCATGAGCACAGAATAATCATTTAATAAAGGCAATTTCTAAGTTCTTTTCAGAACTTTATAAGGAAGAGCAGGATCCAGTCAAGCACTGCAGATTTTGACAAGTGTACATTCCACCTCCAACCAAAGATGGGCATGGAAAAGATCTTCCCATGGGTGTTGTAGTTTTTTGGGTTGGGTAGGGATTCA includes the following:
- the LOC130259914 gene encoding olfactory receptor 10AC1-like, which translates into the protein MPCEGCMGRDNVSTGETMEFLLLGFSELLRLRILLFLIFLIVHLVTLAGNMMIFLAVVMEPSRSPMLFFLCQLSAIELCYTLVIVPKALLSLARAEGSTISFLGCAVQMQLFVALGGAECFLLAAMSYDRYVAICHPLRYAALLSEGLCLRLALLCGLAACALALGLTAAVFRLPFCRSRRIDHFFCDVPAVLHLACTHGYGPQLPLLAACLLLLLLPFLLILASYLRIAVALSGISSSAGRGKAFSTCMSHLAITLLHYGCATFIYIRPKSSYSPARDKVVSLVYTNITPLLYPLVYSLRNKEIRGILRKRLRRKKIAQVNGDAIRVVMCVG